In one window of Henckelia pumila isolate YLH828 chromosome 1, ASM3356847v2, whole genome shotgun sequence DNA:
- the LOC140870234 gene encoding probable F-box protein At4g22030, whose product MLSIVNKIQPSQLAEEQRNAARLFKQLQNQIQTMICIGNPTEADVKEFMEKVLALDKAYPLPLLGVMLEKFPETVEPAVWWPTEWRRRQPKGPGGDKDFNGWDGKLEEEMREMVKVMRIKDREDYLRLANKAVKLNKILAVTAPVLTGLAALGSIRSIVVPT is encoded by the coding sequence ATGCTGTCGATCGTGAATAAAATTCAGCCGTCTCAGCTGGCGGAAGAACAGAGGAACGCCGCCAGGCTGTTCAAGCAGCTTCAAAATCAAATCCAGACCATGATTTGCATAGGGAATCCCACGGAAGCTGATGTGAAAGAATTCATGGAAAAAGTGTTGGCTCTGGATAAAGCATACCCCCTCCCTCTCCTTGGGGTAATGCTGGAAAAGTTCCCCGAGACTGTGGAGCCCGCAGTCTGGTGGCCGACGGAGTGGCGGCGGAGACAGCCAAAAGGGCCCGGCGGGGACAAAGATTTCAACGGCTGGGACGGGAAATTAGAGGAAGAAATGAGAGAGATGGTGAAGGTGATGAGAATAAAAGATAGAGAAGACTACTTGAGATTGGCCAATAAAGCTGTAAAACTCAACAAAATTCTCGCCGTCACGGCTCCGGTGCTGACGGGCTTAGCGGCCCTGGGttcaattaga
- the LOC140876410 gene encoding probable F-box protein At4g22030: protein MATLNSSSLLNPSISSSSSSSSSSSTRRKIMVRAAINIPQRISNSRPELRTNGLDELQPLSINTGIFKRFDENIHGADPYLVMEKIYAILEAVADRVEMHKNIGDQRTHWNSLLLNSINAIILAAATMAGIASMSAGAPVAALKFSSTAMYVAATGMLSIVNKIQPSQLAEEQRNAARLFKQLQNQIQTMICIGNPTEADVKEFMEKVLALDKAYPLPLLGVMLEKFPETVEPAVWWPTERRRRQPKGPGGDKDFNGWDGKLEEEMREMVKVMRIKDREDYLRLANKAVKLNKILAVTAPVLTGLAALGSAFVGSPSHGGWAVMVGVVGGAFASVVNALEHGGQVGMVFEMYRSNAGFFKLMEEWIEWNLREEELERRENGELLEMKVCLQLGRSLSELRDVAASSSIKGINNIDEFAGKLF, encoded by the coding sequence ATGGCAACCTTAAACTCTTCGAGCTTATTGAATCCAtccatttcttcttcttcttcttcttcttcttcttcttctaccCGGCGAAAAATAATGGTCAGGGCTGCCATTAACATCCCGCAACGCATTTCAAATTCTCGTCCCGAGCTCCGAACAAATGGTTTGGATGAGCTCCAACCCCTTAGCATTAACACTGGAATATTCAAAAGATTTGATGAGAATATTCATGGCGCGGATCCTTATTTGGTGATGGAAAAGATTTACGCAATCTTGGAAGCGGTTGCCGATAGAGTTGAAATGCACAAAAATATCGGAGATCAACGGACCCATTGGAACAGTCTTCTTTTGAATTCAATCAATGCCATCATTCTGGCCGCCGCAACGATGGCCGGAATTGCCTCCATGAGCGCCGGAGCTCCGGTTGCTGCTCTGAAGTTCTCTTCGACTGCAATGTACGTGGCCGCGACTGGGATGCTGTCGATCGTGAATAAAATTCAGCCGTCTCAGCTGGCGGAAGAACAGAGGAACGCCGCCAGGCTGTTCAAGCAGCTTCAAAATCAAATCCAGACCATGATTTGCATAGGGAATCCCACGGAAGCTGATGTGAAAGAATTCATGGAAAAAGTGTTGGCTCTGGATAAAGCATACCCCCTCCCTCTCCTTGGGGTAATGCTGGAAAAGTTCCCCGAGACTGTGGAGCCCGCAGTCTGGTGGCCGACGGAGCGGCGGCGGAGACAGCCAAAAGGGCCCGGCGGGGACAAAGATTTCAACGGCTGGGACGGGAAATTAGAGGAAGAAATGAGAGAGATGGTGAAGGTGATGAGAATAAAAGATAGAGAAGACTACTTGAGATTGGCCAATAAAGCTGTAAAACTCAACAAAATTCTCGCCGTCACGGCTCCGGTGCTGACGGGCTTAGCGGCCCTGGGTTCCGCCTTCGTGGGATCTCCTTCCCACGGCGGTTGGGCGGTGATGGTGGGCGTCGTAGGCGGCGCGTTTGCGAGTGTAGTGAACGCATTGGAACATGGGGGGCAGGTGGGAATGGTGTTCGAAATGTACAGGAGCAACGCGGGATTCTTCAAGCTGATGGAAGAATGGATTGAATGGAACCTGAGGGAAGAAGAACTGGAGAGAAGGGAGAATGGAGAATTACTGGAAATGAAGGTGTGTCTGCAGCTGGGAAGAAGCTTGTCGGAGCTCAGAGATGTTGCTGCATCGTCTTCCATTAAAGGGATAAACAATATCGATGAGTTCGCCGGCAAGCTTTTCTGA